The genomic segment GTTCGCCTTCGACCTGGGCTCCAAGGCGAAGTGGCCGCTGGGCAAGCTGGCCTGGGTGCTGCTCGCGGGCACGATCCCGACCGCCGCCTTCTTCGTCGAGCGCAACGTGACGCGCGAGGTGGCCCCGCTGGTCGTCACCGCGAACGGCGAGCCCGCGCAGGCCTGACGCCCGTCGTGTGGCACCTTGGTCGTGACGCACAGTGGGTGCCCCAGGGGGTGGCCCACAGGGTGACCTGAGGGGTGACACACGGTGTGTGACGCATCGCACGTGACGCATCGCACCGCCCTTCCCGCAAGGGGTGGGCGGTTTGCCATCGACATTTACTAGGACGTCCTAGTAAATTCGAGGGTATGGACGCCGAAGGCATCGAAGAGGGCCGCCAGCGCTGGCAGGCCCGGTACGACGCGGCTCGTAAGCGGGACGCGGACTTCACCACGCTCTCCGGGGATCCGGTCGAGCCCGTGTACGGGCCCGCCCCCGGCGACACCGTGGACGGCTTCGAGCGGATCGGATGGCCCGGCGAGTACCCGTTCACCCGCGGTCTGCACCCGACCGGGTACCGGGGCCGTACGTGGACGATCCGGCAGTTCGCCGGCTTCGGCAACGCCGAGCAGACCAACGAGCGCTACAAGATGATCCTGGAGGCCGGCGGTGGCGGTCTCTCCGTCGCCTTCGACATGCCGACCCTGATGGGCCGCGACTCCGACGACGGCATGGCGCTGGGCGAGGTCGGCCACTGCGGTGTCGCCATCGACTCGGCCGCCGACATGGAGGTGCTCTTCGCGGGCATCCCGCTCGGCGACGTCACCACCTCGATGACGATCTCCGGCCCGGCCGTCCCGGTCTTCTGCATGTACCTGGTCGCCGCCGAGCGGCAGGGCGTCGACCCGGCCCTGCTCAACGGCACGCTGCAGACCGACATCTTCAAGGAGTACATCGCGCAGAAGGAGTGGCTCTTCTCTCCCGAGCCCCATCTGCGCCTCATCGGCGACCTCATGGAGCACTGCGCGACGGGCATCCCCGCGTACAAGCCGCTCTCCGTCTCCGGCTACCACATCCGCGAGGCCGGCTCCACGGCCGCGCAGGAGCTCGCGTACACCCTCGCCGACGGCTTCGGGTACGTGGAGCTGGGGCTGTCGCGCGGAATGGACGTCGACGCGTTCGCCCCCGGCCTGTCGTTCTTCTTCGACGCGCACCTCGACTTCTTCGAGGAGATCGCCAAGTTCCGCGCCGCCCGCCGCATCTGGGCGCGCTGGATGCGCGACGAGTACGGCGCCAAGACCGACAAGGCGCAGTGGCTGCGGTTCCACACCCAGACCGCGGGCGTCTCGCTCACCGCCCAGCAGCCCTACAACAACGTCGTGCGCACCGCAGTGGAGGCGCTGGCCGCCGTCCTGGGCGGCACCAACTCCCTGCACACCAACGCCCTCGACGAGACCCTCGCGCTGCCGAGCGAGCAGGCCGCGGAGATCGCGCTGCGCACCCAGCAGGTCCTGATGGAGGAGACCGGCGTCGCGAACGTGGCCGACCCGCTGGGCGGCTCCTGGTACGTCGAGGCCCTCACCGACCGGATCGAGGCCGACGCCGAGAAGATCTTCGACAAGATCAGGGCGCTCGGCGCGAAGGCGGTCCCCAGCGGCAAGCACTCCGTCGGCCCCATCACCAGCGGCATCCTGCGCGGTATCGAGGACGGCTACTTCACCGGCGAGACCGCCGAGTCGGCCTTCCAGTACCAGCGCGCCCTGGAGAAGGGCGAGAAGCGCGTCGTCGGCGTCAACTGCCACCACGGCTCGGTCACCGGCGACCTGGAGATCCTCCGGGTCAGCCACGAGGTCGAGCGCGAGCAGGTGCGCGTGCTGGCCGCCCGCAAGGCGGCCCGCGACGACAGCGCCGTCCAGGACGCCCTCGCCGCCATGCTCGCCGCGGCCCGGGACGGCTCGAACATGATCGTCCCGATGCTCGCGGCGGCCCGTGCCGAGGCCACCCTCGGCGAGATCTGCGGTGTGCTGCGCGAGGAGTGGGGCACGTACACCGAGCCGGCCCGCTTCTGAGGCCGGTTCCGGGACCGGTTCCGGGACCGGTTCCCGAACCGGTGGCGCACGCGACGGCTCCGCGCCGTTGCGTGCGCCCGGGTGGGCGGGTGACGATGACGCTTCGCAGCGCACCGCATCACGCAGCGCACCGCATCACACCGCACCACCGAAAGGCGCAGCCCGTGGCACTTGAGGCGACCGTCGGCGACGACGGGATGATCTACATCCGCGAGACGGACGAGCCGGAGATCGTGGCCGTCACCAGCCCCGCCAAGTGGGAGGCGTTCGTGAAGGGCGTCAAGGCGGGGGAGTTCGACGCGTTCGCGGAGGAGCCGGACGGAACCTCCGCCTCCGACACTCGCTAGGACTTGCCCGATGGGTGGTCCTGGAAGCTCACCCGGAACAGGGCGCCGCCGCCCGGTGCCGGTTCCGCGGTGATGGTGGCGCCGTGTGCGTGGGCGATCTGCCGGGCCATGGCGAGACCGAGGCCGGAGCCGGGCAGCGCGCGGGCGGAGTCCGCGCGGTAGAAGCGGTCGAAGACGTACGGGGCGTCCTGCGCGGCGATCCCCGGCCCGTGGTCGCGGACGGTCAGCTCCACCGCCTGCCCGCGACGTGACTCGGAGCCGGTCCGGGTGAGGGCGACCTCGACCGGGGCTCCCGGCGGGCTGAACTTGGCCGCGTTGTCCAGGAGGTTGGTCAGCAGCCGGCTGAGCCGGGCCGGGACGCCGGGCACGTGCGCCGGGGCGGCGGCCGGGTCCGTGGCCAGGGTGAAGGGGACGTCGGGCCAGTGGCCGCGGGCGGCCCGTACGGCATGGCCCGCCAGGTCGGCGAGGCCCACGTCCTCGACCAGCGGCAGCGGTTCCTCGTCCCGCGCCAGCTCGATCAGGTCGTTGACGAGCTGGGTGACCTCGCGCAGCTGCCGCTGCAGGGCGCCGGAGGCGCGGTCCCGCTGGGCGTCGGTGAGCCGGTCGGCGCGCGCCAGCAGGTCGGCGTTGGTGCGCAGCGCGGTGAGCGGTGTGCGCAGCTCGTGCGAGGCGTCGGCGACCAGCCGGCGCTGCGCCGCGACGGACTGTTCCAGCTCGCCGAGCATGGTGTTGAAGGCGGTGGCGAGCCGGGTGACCTCGTCCTGGCGGTGTTCGGGACCGGCCGGGATCTCGATCCGGTGCCGGGCGTCCCGGGTGGCGGCGATCCGTTCCGCCGTGGCCGTCAGCCGGGCGACCGGCGCCAGTCCCGTCCGGGAGACCCAGTAGCCGAGGAGGGCGGCGAGCAGCACCCCCGTGCCGCCGACGCCCGCCAGCAGCCAGGCGGCCTGCCGGACGCCCTGCTCGACGGTGTCGGACCGCACCGCCACCTGCAGCGCCCGGCCACCTCCGAAGCCGCTGGTGAACATCCGCGCCGGATGCCCGGACAGCGTGACGTTGCTGAAGTACGCCGGACGGTCCCCGGCCGCGACCTCCCGAACCGGCGCGGAGACCGGCAGCGGGTACGGCTCCCGCGGGTCGGCCGCCGGGTCCGCCGGGACGATCTGCGAGCAGGCGGGCGCCGACAGGTACACGCACTCCCCGGCCACCACCTGCGGACTCTCGCCGCGGTGCTGCTGCTTGACCAGCGTCGCCGACTGGGTGAGATGCAGATCCAGTTGGTGGACGAGTTCGTAGCGGATGACGAAGAAGGCCGCCGCGCAGACCCCGACCGCGACCAGGGCGACGGCGGCGGACGCCGCGACCGCCAGCCGGGTGCGCAGCGGCCGGTGCCGGCGCCAGCGCGCCATCCCGCGGGTCCCCGTCATCCGAGGTCCAGCCGGTAGCCGACACCGTGCACGGTCTGCACCAGCCGCGGCTCGCCGCCCGCCTCCAGCTTCCGCCGCAGATAACCGATGTAGACGGCCAGCGAGTTGGAGTCCGGGCCGAAGTCATGGCCCCAGACCCGCTCCAGGATCACCTCGCGCGGCAGCGCCTGCCCCGGGTGCCGCATCAGCAGCTCCAGCAGCGCGAACTCGGTACGGCTGAACTCCAGCGGGCGGCCGCCCCTGCTGCCGGTGCGGGTGACCGGCTGGACGACCAGGTCCGCGTACGACAGCTCCGGTTCCTCGCCGCCCCCCGACGCGGCCCGGCGCAGCAACGCCCGCAGCCGGGCCAGCAGTTCGTCCAGGGCGAAGGGCTTGACGAGGTAGTCGTCGGCGCCCGCGTCCAGGCCGTCGACCCGCTCGCTCACCGAGTCGAGCGCCGTGAGGACGAGGACGGGCGTACGGTCGCCCAGCCCGCGCAGCCGCCGGCAGACCGCCAGCCCGTCGAGCACCGGCATCATCACGTCCAGCACGATCGCGTCCGGCTGCCAGGCCGCCACCTCCGACAGCGCGGCGAGCCCGTCGGCGGCCCCGCGCACCGCGTAGCCCTCGACGGTGAGGCCGTCCTCGACGGCGGCGCGTACCTCGGGTTCGTCGTCCACGACGAGGATGCGGGCGGGCGGTGGTGCAGTGTCCATGGGCCCAAGGGTCCCAAACCGGGCTCTTAGAACCCTCTTAGACCGTCCCGTCAGCGTTGCGGCCATGCGGACCTCACAGGACATCCCACTGTCAGTGGTCATCGGGGCGGGCGGCACCGGTGGGCACATCTATCCAGGACTGGCACTCGCCGACGCGCTGCGCCGGGCCGATCCACGGGCGGTCGTCACCTTCGTCGGCACCGAACGCGGGCTGGAGACCCGGCTGATACCGGAAGCCGGCTACCGGCTGCACACCGTCAACATGATCCCGTTCGACCGGTCGCTCGGCGCCCGCCGCTATCTGCTGCCCGCCGCGCTGCTGAGCTCGGCGGTGCGCTGCCGGACGATCCTGCGCGAGCAGGGCGCGCAGATCGCCGTGGGGATGGGCGGCTACCCCAGCGCGCCGGTGATCCTCGGGGCGCGGCTGGCCGGGCTGCCGAGCCTGGTCCACGAGTCCAACGCGGTGCCGGGCCGCGCCAACCAGTTCGCGGCCCGGCTCACCCCGCACATCGCGCTGGCCTTCGACCGCAGCCGCGCGCACCTGCCGTCCGGCATTACCGCGGAGACCGTGGGCATGCCGCTGTCCGGGCCGCTGGCCACCCTGGACCGGGCCGCCCTGCGCGGCCGGGCCCGCGCCGAACTGGGCGTGCCGGCCGGGGCCCGGCTGGTCCTCGTCAACGGCGGCAGCCTGGGCGCCACCCGGCTGACCGAGGCGGCCATCGGACTCGCCGCGCGCTGGCGGGACCGGAACGACGTACGGCTGCTCATCAAGACCGGCCCCGCCGCGCTGGCCGAGGCCACGACCCGGCTGGCCGGGAACCCGGTCGCCGAGGCCGTCGCGTACCTGGACCGGATGGACCTCGCCTACGCGGCCGCCGACCTGGTGATCTGCCGAGCCGGGTCGGCGACCATCGCCGAGCTGGCCACCACCGGGGTGCCCGCCGTGCTCGTCCCCTATCCGCACGCGCCCGGCGACCACCAGACGCACAACGCCCGCGTCCTGTCGGACGCCGGCGCCGCCGTGCTGCTCCCCGACGCCGACGCGACCGCCGACCGGCTGGCCGCGCTCGTCGAGCCGCTGCTGCGCGACCCCCGCCGGCTCGCCGCGATGAGCGGCGCCGCCGACCCCGGCACCCACGCCCGGGCGGCCGACCTGCTCGCCGCCAAGACTCTCGAACTGAGGAACGCCGCATGACCGCGACCACATCGTTGAACCCTGTCGACTGGACCGGCCGTACCGTCCTGGTGACCGGTGCCGAGGGCTTCATCGGCAGCACTCTGGTCGACCTGCTGGTCGAGCGCGGCGCGAACGTCCGCGCCCTGGTGCACTACAAGCCCTACGGCGAACGCGGCCACCTCGCCCGCTATCTGCGGCCGGACAGCCCCGTCGAGATGCTCGCCGGCGACGTCCGCGACGCGGGCCGCGTCATGGACGCCGTCGACGGCTGCGACACCGTCTTCCACCTCGCGGCGCTGATCGGCATCCCGTACAGCTACCAGGCCCCCGAGGCCTATGTGCAGACGAACGTGGCCGGCACCCAGAACGTCGCCGGGGCCTGTCTGCGGCACGGAGTGCGCCGGCTCGTCCACACCTCCACCAGCGAGGTCTACGGCAGCGCGCTCACCGTGCCGATCAGCGAGAGCCACCCGCTGCAGCCGCAGTCCCCGTACTCCGCCTCGAAGATCGGCGCGGACATGACGGCGCTGTCGTACTTCCACTCCTTCGAGCTGCCCGTCACCGTCGTCCGGCCCTTCAACACCTACGGCCCCCGGCAGTCCGCGCGCGCCGTCATCCCGGCGATCCTGGCCCAACTGCACTCCGGCGCCGAGCAGATCCGCCTCGGATCCCTCGCGCCGACCCGCGACTTCACCTACGCCACCGACACCGCCGCCGGCTTCCTGGCACTGGCCGGCTGCGACCGGGCCCTCGGCGAGGTGGTCAACCTCGGCACCGGCCGCGAGGTCTCCATCGGCGACCTCGCCCGCTCCCTGATCGCCGCCTCCGGCCGCACAGCGGAGATCGTCGTCGACCCGGCCCGCCTGCGCCCCTCGGGCAGCGAGGTCCAGCGCCTGCTGTCGGACAACTCCCGGGCGCGCGAGTGGGCGGGGTGGGAGCCCCAGGTGTCCCTGGAGGAGGGACTGCGCCGCACCTCGGAGTGGGTCGCGGAGAACCTGAACCTCTTCGCGGCGGACCGCTACCAGGTGTAGGGCGCGCGACAGGGCCGCATCAGGACGCAGTGGCTCAAGCGGCCGCAAGCCACCCTCACACGGTCTTCACAAGCGAACACAAGTTCCCATAGCGTGCGTTGGCCATGGTCGTGGACCTGGCGTGTGTTCATCCGTGGGGGGTGGCCAGGCGGATCCGTCGCGCCTGCGCCTGCGCGCATGTCCGCTCTCGTGCCGCTTGTGAGGACGTTCGTCCGCATGCTCAATTTCGTCAAACGCCCGATCCGCCGGGCGGTGATCCGTGCTTCCGGTCTGGCTTCAGCCCGCCCGGGTGCAGATCGGCTCGTCCGGATGGAGCTCCTTCAACACCCCGGCCGGTGCAGCCCAGGACGCACCTGTGTTCAGCCCGACGGAAGCCGCGGCGACCCGCACAGCTCAGTGCACGCTCAATCTGATGCAGCGCAAGGGCGGCCAAGAACTCAAGAGCGTCGCCCGTGCCGGATTGAACGGCACAAACGCAGACCTGTTGCAGGCGGCCAGAACCGACTACGACAACGGTGTGCCGCTCGACGTTGCCTACAAGAAGGACCGTACCTGGGCCACGGCCAAGACGGACGAGCTCTACAACCGGTCCAATGAATGGAACAAGTCCCTCACGGAACAACCCCCGGCCGGTTCACGGTCGTCGGATTCCAGTGGATCGAGTGGAAGGACAACCCGTTCAATACGACCGGGCTGTCCGGTTGGATTGCTGACCAGTCCTGGCAGAGTGAGTACGACCTGTTCCACGAGGACCTGGTACCACGTGCCGGGAAAGCCTCGGCTGACGCGGTGCGGGCCCTGGGGAACTCCCAGTACGCCGACGGCGGCCCGGCGTCCTATGAGGACCGGCGCGCCTGGTCCGACCTGGCAGGAACGGGTGCCAAACCCATCTCTTCCGATGACGCCCGGCTCTTCCTGCAGTACGGCGGATTTCCCACCAGCGCACCGGATCCCGACTCGATGGAGTTCCGGATCGACGTCGAGGGCTTGAAAGCCCGCTTCGCATCCTGCGACAGCACCAACCCCTTGGACCCGCATCAGGTGCTGGGTGCCGAGGTTGCACAGGCGTCGGTGGAGTGGCAGAGCGAGCTGACCGGTCAGACCGGCGCTCGCGACACGATCCTGAACGCTGAGGCACAGGCCTCGGCCGATCTGCAGGTAGCCACGCAGGCGATGGGCGAAGCACTGGCTCAGTCGATCACTGCCAGTCGTTTGGCAGACTGGCAGGCCTATTGGCTCAAGCAGACCCCCGCCAGCGCCGGTCTGTCCTATCCTCCGGCTGCCGATTTCGCGAAGGTCAAGGTTGACATCGTCAAGGCGCAGGCCTTGGCGCTGGGCCGGGTCCATGTCGCGTCACGGTCCGCACAAGCCGCACAGCAGCACGCGGCCGCCGCCGTAGCCGCTCAGCAGACCGCTTACAACATCGCGGATGCAGCCGGGCTTCCTCGCGGGCGCGGGCTCATGTACGGGCAGCAGGCCGTCCAGGTCACCCGCGCTTCGGCCGCCGCCGCGACTGCGGTGGCCAAGGCAACAGAGACCGCGTCGAACGCCACGTTGGCCTCGGCTGCCGACAGCAAGACGCTGATGGCTCTCGCCCAGACGCAGGCGCACGCCTCGCAGGCCGAGTTCCGCCGCATCGCCGCCCAGGAGGCCGCAGCCCAGGCGAAGGCAGCCGCCGACGGCGCCGCAGTCCAGGCCACCAAGGCCGCCGCGAACGCGGTCAAGGCCAAGGCCGCGCAGGCCAAGGCCGAGGCCGCCGAGCAGACCGCCAAGACCGCAGCCGCCGACGCGAAGGCCAAGCGCGCCACCGCCGAGACCGAGCGCGACAAGGCAGCCGCCTACCGCGCCACTGCGGACGCGGAGCGGACCAAGGCGCACAACGCCGAGGTCCTCGCCCAGAACCAGCAGGCGGCAGCCGCCACGGCACGGGGGACCGCCCAGACCGCCGGCGATCTCGCCGACACCCGGTCGGAAGTCGCGGTCATGGCGGA from the Streptomyces sp. RKAG293 genome contains:
- a CDS encoding DUF397 domain-containing protein is translated as MALEATVGDDGMIYIRETDEPEIVAVTSPAKWEAFVKGVKAGEFDAFAEEPDGTSASDTR
- a CDS encoding methylmalonyl-CoA mutase family protein, translated to MDAEGIEEGRQRWQARYDAARKRDADFTTLSGDPVEPVYGPAPGDTVDGFERIGWPGEYPFTRGLHPTGYRGRTWTIRQFAGFGNAEQTNERYKMILEAGGGGLSVAFDMPTLMGRDSDDGMALGEVGHCGVAIDSAADMEVLFAGIPLGDVTTSMTISGPAVPVFCMYLVAAERQGVDPALLNGTLQTDIFKEYIAQKEWLFSPEPHLRLIGDLMEHCATGIPAYKPLSVSGYHIREAGSTAAQELAYTLADGFGYVELGLSRGMDVDAFAPGLSFFFDAHLDFFEEIAKFRAARRIWARWMRDEYGAKTDKAQWLRFHTQTAGVSLTAQQPYNNVVRTAVEALAAVLGGTNSLHTNALDETLALPSEQAAEIALRTQQVLMEETGVANVADPLGGSWYVEALTDRIEADAEKIFDKIRALGAKAVPSGKHSVGPITSGILRGIEDGYFTGETAESAFQYQRALEKGEKRVVGVNCHHGSVTGDLEILRVSHEVEREQVRVLAARKAARDDSAVQDALAAMLAAARDGSNMIVPMLAAARAEATLGEICGVLREEWGTYTEPARF
- a CDS encoding SDR family NAD(P)-dependent oxidoreductase, encoding MTATTSLNPVDWTGRTVLVTGAEGFIGSTLVDLLVERGANVRALVHYKPYGERGHLARYLRPDSPVEMLAGDVRDAGRVMDAVDGCDTVFHLAALIGIPYSYQAPEAYVQTNVAGTQNVAGACLRHGVRRLVHTSTSEVYGSALTVPISESHPLQPQSPYSASKIGADMTALSYFHSFELPVTVVRPFNTYGPRQSARAVIPAILAQLHSGAEQIRLGSLAPTRDFTYATDTAAGFLALAGCDRALGEVVNLGTGREVSIGDLARSLIAASGRTAEIVVDPARLRPSGSEVQRLLSDNSRAREWAGWEPQVSLEEGLRRTSEWVAENLNLFAADRYQV
- a CDS encoding response regulator transcription factor, which gives rise to MDTAPPPARILVVDDEPEVRAAVEDGLTVEGYAVRGAADGLAALSEVAAWQPDAIVLDVMMPVLDGLAVCRRLRGLGDRTPVLVLTALDSVSERVDGLDAGADDYLVKPFALDELLARLRALLRRAASGGGEEPELSYADLVVQPVTRTGSRGGRPLEFSRTEFALLELLMRHPGQALPREVILERVWGHDFGPDSNSLAVYIGYLRRKLEAGGEPRLVQTVHGVGYRLDLG
- a CDS encoding UDP-N-acetylglucosamine--N-acetylmuramyl-(pentapeptide) pyrophosphoryl-undecaprenol N-acetylglucosamine transferase, which encodes MRTSQDIPLSVVIGAGGTGGHIYPGLALADALRRADPRAVVTFVGTERGLETRLIPEAGYRLHTVNMIPFDRSLGARRYLLPAALLSSAVRCRTILREQGAQIAVGMGGYPSAPVILGARLAGLPSLVHESNAVPGRANQFAARLTPHIALAFDRSRAHLPSGITAETVGMPLSGPLATLDRAALRGRARAELGVPAGARLVLVNGGSLGATRLTEAAIGLAARWRDRNDVRLLIKTGPAALAEATTRLAGNPVAEAVAYLDRMDLAYAAADLVICRAGSATIAELATTGVPAVLVPYPHAPGDHQTHNARVLSDAGAAVLLPDADATADRLAALVEPLLRDPRRLAAMSGAADPGTHARAADLLAAKTLELRNAA
- a CDS encoding HAMP domain-containing sensor histidine kinase, translated to MTGTRGMARWRRHRPLRTRLAVAASAAVALVAVGVCAAAFFVIRYELVHQLDLHLTQSATLVKQQHRGESPQVVAGECVYLSAPACSQIVPADPAADPREPYPLPVSAPVREVAAGDRPAYFSNVTLSGHPARMFTSGFGGGRALQVAVRSDTVEQGVRQAAWLLAGVGGTGVLLAALLGYWVSRTGLAPVARLTATAERIAATRDARHRIEIPAGPEHRQDEVTRLATAFNTMLGELEQSVAAQRRLVADASHELRTPLTALRTNADLLARADRLTDAQRDRASGALQRQLREVTQLVNDLIELARDEEPLPLVEDVGLADLAGHAVRAARGHWPDVPFTLATDPAAAPAHVPGVPARLSRLLTNLLDNAAKFSPPGAPVEVALTRTGSESRRGQAVELTVRDHGPGIAAQDAPYVFDRFYRADSARALPGSGLGLAMARQIAHAHGATITAEPAPGGGALFRVSFQDHPSGKS